The Macaca fascicularis isolate 582-1 chromosome 11, T2T-MFA8v1.1 genomic sequence tgcagtggtgcgatctcagctcactgcaacctccacctcctgggttcaagtggttctcctgcctcagcctcctgagtagctggaactacaggcgtgcgccaccacgcctaattttttatatttttagtagagatggggttccaccatgttggccaggctggtctcaaactcccgacctcaggtgatccacccacctcggcctcccgcaaagtgctgggattacaggagtgagccacggtgcccggccatcatgtgcttatttttaaagtgagGTGGATGACACCATTCCCCCAGAGCCGTGTTCCTCGTTGGcgacaaaacaaaaccaaaaaaccctagGACTTGACTTATTAAAAGTGTTAATCAATTTTTACCACGCTGAAATGAAGCTATAAAGTCAGTCTGTGCTGTTGTGAATTCCAAGGAGATTTGGAAGTAAGATCATTATTTATTGGTCCTTTagaatagaccaaaaaaaaaaaatgacttaaaaaacGAGGGCTGTCCCCTGCAGACTCTGGCAGGACCCTGGGCCGCTCTGGGGGACGCAGGCCAGGGGCAGCTCACAGACTTGATTCACAGTGATTCTGGTTTGCCTGTTTCTCCGTGTGGCCACGAGTCAGGGGCGTGTCCAGCGGTGGGCACGCCTACACCTTGTAGTTAAGCTCGGCATTCATCTGGGTGTACATCTCATAGATGACATCGATGGTGGCCGTGTAGTTGACTAGGAAGAGGCGGATCTTCTCCAGGCACTCCTCCTCTGTCACATTCTGCCCCTTGGAGAGTGCTTTCAGGAAGTCGGATTTATAGGGGGCTGCGTACAGTGCTGCCTTGAGACGGGCAAGAAGGGAGGTAGGCACAGCGTTAGCAGGGGCCGAGGAGCCAGGCCAGCAGGCCAGGGTTCTGGGAGGGGTCTTCCCTGGGTCCGTGCTGGACAGGGGGTCTGTGCTATTTGAGGTgttggaagggaaaggaaaagggaggtgTATTTTGAGCGACAGCAGGAAGGACATCAGCTTTGGGGACAGACAAGCCTAGGTGCAAATGCCAGTCTGGGCCACCAACTAGCTGTgaaccttgagcaagtcacttagcctctctgagcttcagtttcctcatctgcaaaatggggataatggctCCCACCTAATTGGGTTGCTTTTATAAGGATTAGGGGGCTTGTACAAAGTGCTCAGCACAGCACCAGGCATACAGTAGGCACTCAGCACaacacctggcacacagtaggtgttcagcaTGGGTAAGTCTCTTCCTTCTGGGTTCCTTGCTCTGGAAAAAGGGAACTGCTTCTTCGGAAAACTCACTTTCTGAGTTGGGGAGATGACTGCTAATCATACTGTGGTCTCTCTTTTGTCCTTAGGGGGCCGATACTTCGCTAAATTTCAGGGCTGCTCTCATACTTGAAAAGTACAGAGAATTTGAAATTCACAGAATTTCAGAGCCAGAAGAAAAAAGGTACAACTGGATAAAAAGCTTAGgctagccaggtgcggtggctcatgcctgtaatcccagcactttgggaggccaaggtgggcagatcacaaggtcaggagttcgagaccagcctggccaatatgataaaaccccgtctctactaaaaatacaaaaaattagccaggtgtagtggtgggcatctgtagtcccagctactcgggaggctgaggcaggaaaattgcttgaacctgggaggcggaggttgcagtgagctgagatcacgccactgcacttcagcctgggtgacagagcgagactccgtcttaaaaaaaaaaaaagaaaaaacaagtttaggccaggagtttgataggATGAGGAAagtataaatactattttttaaatctttttagacatagtcttgctctgtcacccaggctggagtgcagtggctcgatcttggttcactgcaacctctgcttactgggttcaagctattctcctacctcaacctcccaagtagctgggactacaggtgcctgccaccatgcccagctaattttttttttttttttagatggagtctcactctgtcacccaggctggagtgcagtggcatgatctcggctcactgcaagctctgcctcctgggttcacgccattctcctgcctcagacacccaagtagctgggactacaggcgcccaccaccacacccagctaattttttgtatttgtggtagagacggggtttcaccatgttagccaggatggtcttgatctcctgaccttgtgatccgcccgcctcagcctcccaaagtgctgggattacagccttgagccaccgcgcccggccaattttttgtatttttagtagagacggggttttactatgttggccaggctgatctccaacctgacctcaggtgatccacctgcctcggccttccaaagtgctgggattacaggcatgagccaccgcacctggccaaatattattctttcataataaaagtagtaatagctggggtggtggctcacgcctataatcccagcactttgggaggccaaggtgggaggattgctttgagctcaggagttcaaaaccagtctgggcaacatggtgaaaccttgtctctacaaaaaaatacaaaaattagctaggtgttggtagctcgcacctgtagtcccagctacttgcgacactgaggctggagaatcgcttgagcctgggaagtggaggttgcagtaagctaagactgtaccactgcactccagcctgggcgacagtgacagagggagaccctgtctcaaaaaaaaaaaaaaaaagcaatagctTTGATGTACTGAGTGTAAACCATGTGAACCATGTGTCAAGCACTTTATACtgattaatttcatttatttaatgcctATTTTATACCTATTTGAAAAATGAGGATATTGAGGCTCAGGAAGGTAGGATCACAGCCCCCCATTTTTGTGTTGTGTGACCTTGTCTCAGTGTCACTGTCCCCATCTGGGAAATGGGGGTAAGAACAGTGCCACCTTGTGGTGCATTTGTGAAGATTACAATTCATGGGCAGCTCCCCTGGGCCAGGTACACAGGACACACTGTTACTATTGAGGTGCTGGTTTGAGGATTTGTAGGGGCAATGCACTGTGGAGATCTCAAGGGGCCGATGGGAATAGGCTCTGTCTCCAGCTCTTCCGGGGTGGATGGCCCAGGGGCTGCCATGCATCTCACTCTGTGACCAGCTCTTCCTCTTTGGAACCATACTGGTTTCTGCTCCAGCCTGCTTGCAGACTGTACCCCACAGGAACACTGAACAGGGCCCATCAGCCCCTCGTTCTCATGGCCACCAGGGTGGGCAGGCAGAGGGAGCTGCAGCAGAAAGGGTGGCCAGAACAGGCCGGGCAGGAACATGTGGGTGAGATGAGGGCGGCAAGCAGCAGGTGAAGGGCATGGTGCAGGGCAGCCAGAGGGCCTTCAGACGTCTCCTGAGCAGGGCTTCCAGCCTGGTGATCAACTGTAGGGCCCTCACCTAACCAGGCAGGGGCTGAAGCCTCACTTCCAGGAGCCCTGGCCAATGTCACCCCAACACAAGCCACCAAGAACGCAGAGGGCCGGTGTCCTTTCAGCAGATGCTCCCAGGAGGAGGCCCTTCTTTCCCCGCATGCCCCATGTGGGGATCCAGGCTGAATTTGAGGGGCCATCAGGCTGGGCCACCTTTGACCTGGGGTCCTCCAGGGCTTTCCCTGTGGTTTCTCTTTTCACCCCACCATCAGGCCTTGCAGGCCAAGGCCCCTAGAGAGAAACACCGTGGAGTATCTACAGTGACACCCGCTGTGGCTTGAATGGGGCTGGCCAGGGCACGGGAGGGGGACCTCTCCGTACACTAGCCTCATCCAAATAGATGGGGGAGCCCTTCCTGAGCCCGAGAGGGTAAACACAGCCTCACAGGCCAGGAGGCCTCGGCCAAGCAGGGGCAGAGTGGGGAGCAGAATCTGCAAGCTGGTGGTCCTTTGGGGCCTGTGAGGGCGGCTCACCTGGAAGATCTTCTGCACGATCCAGCCGTGGTACTTCTTGAGGGCCATCTCGTAGGCCTTGGTGGCGTTGACGCGGATGAGGTTGGGGTGGTTCTCGTCCCGCTCCCCGTCGCAGATGCTCTGGAGGAAGACCTGGATGAAGCGGAGGCCTCTGCGGCCCAGGGAGGAGAAGGTTCATTAGGACCGTGCACACCCCTGTCGTGAAAGACCCTGATGGACTCTGAATTTGCCACCTACTGTGAGCCAGGAACATGTACACCCCAGAGGGCGTGGTTATTCCCTAATCATCTTTCCCTGCTGCTTACAAGTAACGTGACCACTTGGCTCCATTCATTATCTCCCAAGCACCTTCTCTCCTCCAGGCCTGGTGCTGGCCCATGACAACAGTGACACTGGCTGTAAGATCCACGAGGGGTGGGTCTGGGCCTGCCTTGTCCATTTCTGTGTCCACATGACCCCCACAGGCTGGAACATGGTAGGCAACCATCAGGCTTGAGGAATGAAGCCACAGTGCTGGCCCTTAAAGGGTTTGCAGACCACAGACTGTGGATATACCGGGCACACTGGCGAGACTGGCCCCATGTGCACCAGGTTCCCTGCCTCCGCTCCCCAGCCCTCAGCATCTTTCTAAGTCTGCTACATTGCTTCTCTGCCTGAGACCTCCCAGAGCATCCTCCAATGGCCACTCGAGCCTTTCCTGAAGGGGTAGGGTGATGTTTCGAGAGCCAGGAGAAGCAGATGGGGTATAGCAAGGAGTCCACATGGAAAAGCTCACCAGGGCCCTCCCCTTAGCACACATCATCTCACCTCTTGCTTCCCTGGGGCCTGTGAGGCTGAGCTTGGCACAATcagcccatttcacagaggaaagCACTGAGGCTTCCCTAGAAAGGCTCAGTCACAGGCCAGGATGTgaaccctgcctgcctcactgcGCGCCCCCCACCTGGCAGGCTCTTTCCTTCACTGCCCCTCACTGTCCCACTGAGGTCCCCAGGTGAGCTGCTCTGCTCCCTCCCTGCAGTGGGGTGGGGATCAAGTCAGGGTGGGGTGCTCTAAGGGGCAGAAGCACTGGGTTTGAGGGCTGAAGAGTCTATAGCTGGTTGAGAACAGCATGGGTTCAAACCAGCCCATAGGATGTATTTGTGCAAATTAGAACTCCTCCTCACAGCCGGGCACGGTACCTCACACCTGCCTcacatggatcacttgaggccaggagttcaagaccagcctggccaacatggcgggcctgtctctactaaaaatacaaaacttagccaggcatggtggtacacacctgtaatcccagctactcaagaggctgaggcaggagaattgcttgaacccaggaggcagaggctgcagtgagccgagattgcgccactgcactccagcctgggcaacagaacgggattctgtctgaaaataaaaaataaaaataaaagaattcctTCTCCTCAAGATGGTGTACTTCTACCAAGAAACTGTCATAACATACAAATCCACTTTGTACGTGTGACCAGCCCTAAACAGGACACCTCTGTGCAGTAGGCAACCTGCATAACTGTGCTGGATGACATGGGCACGTGatttggcctccagaagtgccaGCCGCCTCCTCTGTGAGGTGCGAATAGCTACCACACCTAACTCACAGAATATGAAACCCAATCAGCATATAAAAAGCTTAGCACGATGCCCTGATCAGGGTGTGCTCCTATACTCTGATGGGACTGGAACCAGGAAGCATCACTGTCAGGCAAGCCCTGGCCCTTGGGAGGCCTTTTCCCAGTCATTAACTAGCATCACACTGGAAGGGCTCGAAAGTGACCTTCCCAGCCTGGGGTGACACTGCGGAACAGTGACAGGTTTGCTTTCCCTCTGCAGCACAGCACCCAGGCCCTGCCACCTGAGCCCGTCACCTTTTCAGCCACATCAGCGCCAGTGTGGCCCCTACTTTGGGCCACTCTGCTCCATACATTTCTTTCTCCACCTCCAGGATGTTCTGCAGGGTCCGGAACTTGGCTGGGTTGGTGTCATACACGGCTTTGATTTTCTGAAATGGAGCACACAGGATTTTCCCTTAGGTAAACTGCCCCCCATAGACATCTGGCCCACACGCTGGGTGAAGAGCACCCTACCAGCATCTCCCGCTCCTTCCTGCCCTCCAGGAACAGCAGGGATAAGACCTGTAACAGTAACTATGACTGTTCACATGAGCAAGGATTTGCAAAATGCTTTACAGGCACTGCCTTATATGATCCTGGTGGCAACCCTGAAGTTGCTgtcattatcccattttacaggcaGAGACACTGAGGCTCACAGAAGGGCAtggacttgtccaaggtcacacagttggtaCAAAGTTCATGTTCTCCAGCCACTACTGACACTGGCTCAGACACCAAGTATCTGAAGTTTTGCTTTGGTGGACAAGTGGAAATAGGTTCCGAGGATTCCAAGAAGTCCAGGAATGAAGGCCTCTGAGATGGAGCCAGGTAGGCCTGggtctgaatcccagctctgccacttacttgctTGTGACCTTAAGTGAGTCCTTCTCTTAAGGTCTCActctgagtctcagcttcttcatctgtaaaaaggggatAACACAGGACCAGCCTCAAAGGGCTGCTGGGATGAAGAAATGAGATCATACAGTGTGTCCCAAGCCCTTGGCTGGGCCCTACATGGATTCTCACGGGCAGTCTATGGCAGGGGAGACGGCATCAGGAACTACCAGGATTGGAGAAGGGGAGGGCCAGACCAGTGCTGACTGCGGACTTTGGGACTTACTTACTTGGTGGGGATAGATGAAAGAACCAGCAGGTTCCTTCTCAGGGTCAACCCTTTAATTAGACTTTGGTCCCAGTCAGGCTAGACTGGTGACCAGATGGCAAGACTGTGGAGGAGGGCAGAGAACATTGAGCCCTGATTGGGCAAGTTTGGGGCCCATCTTCTACGCCTCCATCTCCTTCCTCGGGCTGGGAAGCTTGCAGCTGGGACCATGGTGCTGGCAACCCAGGTAGGCTTAGATTCCTGATGCAAGTCCTGGGCTATGGCTGCCTGACCAGGTACGTACCGTGATGTTGCCGCTTATGTCTGCCTTGATGGGAGTAAACACTGGGGACCCAAGGCAATCTGGGGACAAAATGAGAAGAGAGATTGAGATTACCAGCAAGTGATTTTTCAGGGCCACTGCAGGCCGTGGGGACATGGTGGGTGGGTTACGTGGTGGGTCCCGGGGAGAGCTGAGTTGTTCTGGATGTTACTAAGGCAGCATGGGCTTGGGTGCAGCTCCCAGCTCcattctctgagcttcctgttgGCAAATGAGGCTACAGCACCAATCACAGAGGCATGATGAGGACAGCTTGAAATAAACAATCCAATCCTAAGACACACATTTGATTCATCTCGAGAATCAGAatgctatttgtttgttttttggggtttatcttgagacagagtcttgctctgtcactcaggctggagcgcagtggtgtgatcatagctcaccacagccttgacctcctgggttcaagccatcctcccaacctcagcctctggagtagctgggactacaggcatgcaccaccatatccggctaattaaaaaaaatttttggcctggtgcagtggctcacgcctgtaatcccagcactttaggaggctaaggcaggtggatcacttgaagtcaggagttcaagaccatcctggtcaacatggtgaaaccttgtttttaccaatatacaaaaattagctgggtatggtggctcgcgcctgtaatcccagctactcaggaggctgaggcaggaaaattgcttgaacccgggaggtggaggttgcagtgaggtgagatcacaccactatactccagcccgggtgacggaatgagactctgtctcaaaaaaaaaaaaaatttttttttttgcacagatCTTGGTGATCAGGATCTTGTGTAGACCTAAGCTAATGTGTCTGTTTtaacaaaaaagatttttttaaaaaaagtgcttaacttttaaaatagaaaaaagctcatagaataaggatataaggAAATTTTTTCTAGAGCTAtataatgtgtttgtttttaattgtataaaacatttaatttattgGTCTTTGGGGGGAATTTGATGCATCACCACTATATTAGAACTGAGCCATTAATTCTATAGCTTCATCAATATtaactactttatttttatgatgCTACTGAGGAATCAGTTCTTTCTACAGAGGTTCAAGAGAAAGTCCTTCTAAGAAGTGTGCAAATCTCGTATatttattagattggtgcaaaagtaattgcagtttttgaaTATAAAAGCTTTATCTACTCTGTTGACTTTTTCATCATTCATAAcgcttattatttttttttttttcccgagacagagtttcactcctgttgcccaagctggagtgcaatagcacgatctcagtTGAccccacaacctccacttcctgtgttcaagcaattctcctacctcagcctcccgagtagctgggattacaggcacacgctaccgcgcctggctaattttgtattttagtagaggcgggtttcactatgttggtcagcctggtctcgaactcccaccctcaggtgatccacccgcctctgcctcccaaagttctgggattacaggcatgagccactgtgcccggcctcgtTTATCTTCTTAAGATTAGTGGTAACCGGTTTTGCTTTGTTGGTAGCCTTAAAGTGTTTTCAGCTGGCTATGTGAAATACACTCCCGGACTTCTGCCCTCTTAATCTGTTCTCGGCCATTGTCTTCAATAGTAGCGTGCacctatgtgtgtttttaaagacagggtcctTTGGCAACTgaagcaagataaataaaaataaataaatgcataaaataaagatagggtcttgttctggcactcaagctggagtacaatggcgagatcacagctcactgcaggcttcaactcctggactcaagcaatcctcctgcctcagcctcccaaagtgctgcgattagagggacacaccatcacacccagtagaatgttctttttttttttttttttttttttttgaggcggagtttcgctctgtctcccaggctggagtgcagtggccggatctcagctcactgcaagctccgcctcccgggtttacgccattctcctgcctcagcctcccgagtagctgggactacaggcgcccgccacctcgcccggctagttttttttgtattttttagtagagacggggtttcaccatgttagccaggatggtctcgatctcctgacctcatgatccgcccgtctcggcctcccaaagtgctgggattacaggcttgagccaccgcgcccggccagaatgtTCTTAAATGGAGGCGTTTTCCTTTCTTGGTGGGTCATAATATATGGGAGCATCGTATAATAGGTAACACGTTGGAGTTGATAAAATGTAGACCTGGAAACTGCCTGGCAGTGCCTGGAACTGCTAGGATCTGCTGAAATGTGAGCAACCTGCTGCCTGCCTCTCCTCCGCTCCCTCTTTTGTCACCCCCATGGCAGGCTGTCACAGGACATCTCACTCCTTACATGCAGGAAGTATGCAGGTTCTTTACTGAGTAGGCTCGATGTGGACTTTACCTTCGAGACTGAAGACAGACTACCGGGCTTCCGTGACACCTTTTCATCGTTCTTGTTGCAGTCCAGAAAAGTGAGCTCACTAAGCCTACTACA encodes the following:
- the GLTP gene encoding glycolipid transfer protein isoform X2, with product MALLAEHLLKPLPADKQIETGPFLEAVSHLPPFFDCLGSPVFTPIKADISGNITKIKAVYDTNPAKFRTLQNILEVEKEMYGAEWPKVGATLALMWLKRGLRFIQVFLQSICDGERDENHPNLIRVNATKAYEMALKKYHGWIVQKIFQKNYFLQGQIFQPQKLPTVCILLTGRDGPSSR
- the GLTP gene encoding glycolipid transfer protein isoform X1, producing MALLAEHLLKPLPADKQIETGPFLEAVSHLPPFFDCLGSPVFTPIKADISGNITKIKAVYDTNPAKFRTLQNILEVEKEMYGAEWPKVGATLALMWLKRGLRFIQVFLQSICDGERDENHPNLIRVNATKAYEMALKKYHGWIVQKIFQAALYAAPYKSDFLKALSKGQNVTEEECLEKIRLFLVNYTATIDVIYEMYTQMNAELNYKV